The window ACTGCTTTAAATTCTTAAGCAGAACATTAACAGGCACTAGAAGTTAGGGGGAACAGAAGAGTGAAGGGACTGATTGTTAAACAGAGGAAGGTACCTAAAGGGGGAAAGATAAGGAAAAGAGATGAGTCAAGTAGCTTTTATGTTACAGCTTCTAGGGCCCTTCGCCTAGTAGAAATATATTACCACAAAGGGCAATCTCTTAAGAatccaagaaggccaatggaaCCAAGTTAACTTTACCTACCACTTCACAGTTCCTTTCATCTGTTGCCAGCATGCTACTTCCATCCTTGAAGCGTTGGTCTATTTGTATAGGGAATTTAGCTTAATGGCCCCCTTGCTTCTGCCAAGGAGACCTAGTCCAGGGCTGAAAGGACATGCAACATTTGATCTTTTGGTGACCACATACATTGTTTAGCTGCTCAATTATTTCTTACCAGAGTGATAAATAATCCCTTTAGATCTACCATAGAACACAGTCATTTTTTGCCTAAATGCCAGTGCTTGAGATAGCAACATTAAAGCTAGGACTGAAGATAAACTGCCAGGTTCACTTTACCCTGTGATGGTTGGCAAAATGTTAACTGCTCTCATCAACGGCAAGAGTTTACAAATATAGCACAAGGAACTGAGTTTTACTGACTATTGCTATATCCATGAAATGGCTTATATTGGGGCCCCCAATCCACTAAGTGGTTAGTGCATAAAGACAGAAGGGTTACAGTTAATCTGGCACCAACCAGAGTACTAACAGGCTAAATTTTGCTGACAGTGAACGACTACTTCCTACCCCTAATCTGATGAGCTTCTCCAAATCACCTCTCCAAACCCATTAAAAGTATATCTGAGATCAAATACTACTCagaacaatacaaaaaaaaaaaatatatatatatatatacacacacacacacacaaaaaaaaaaaaaaaaacaagacctgACAAGAAACAGTGGAACTGCATGGGTTTGAGGGTAATTGTGGAGGCGGtggcttttaaataaaagcttttgataaaactttgctttttaaatttatttttcctttctataaaCAAGAATTACATTGTACCTTGGAAAATGGCTTATAAGGTTTCAGAGTTTCtgcaatgaaatttttttaaagtcattttccaTTAACATCTCTGTGAAAAGAATTCTAGCTGATAGCCCCATAAATCTCTAAACCATTGTAAATATACGAAGCTGCCATAATATAGGTTAAAAAGGGGCaactaactttctttttttacctttgtaCAGATTAACAGTGCTGTTCTGTATTCTGACTTTTCATTACACTTGAAGAGTGGCTTTGCTCATCTATATAAGTTTTTCCTGTAAcatatgtcctttatttctttggcaGTGGCCTGCTCCTACATGCATATAACCATCTTCAACACACAAGATGATGAAAAAACACCTTCACAAGTTTAGGTTCAGGCTAAAGTTGAAAACCAGAAATCTACAAAAACTCAattcatgttttttaaatactttatatggtaaaaatacagcaaaaatagttttttgttcaaagaggaaaaatatacTGCTATGGTCACGGTTCTAAGGATGATTTAAGTAGTCTCTGGCTCCTTAACTGTGCACTGTAGTGTAGGTTGACTTCAACCGTGGCTTCTCCAGCTTCAGTCATTTATCAAAGCTAAAATCATACTgtgaagagaagaaattaatgttACTAATGTTTTCCTAGGAATGTTCCTACAGTGCCTGGTCCATCCAGACTTGTAACCTTAAGGCTCAGCAAGAAACATTAACTTTAGTAAAAGACctataccaaaagaaaaaaatatatcagagCCTCTCAATTCCATGAAAAATATCTTCATTAAATAAGTATAATAAGAGGAATGAAGGTAAAGGGTAACCTAAAACCAATGTTGGGCTACAGTTTAGAAAAAATAAGCTATGTTCAGAAAAACACTTTCATTCTCTACCCAGATCTTTGCATATGCTATCCCCATGACTGGAATCCCTCGTCCTCATGCTGGGATCCCTCCTCCTCATTCCACCCCCTTCAACCCAGTAAGGGTTGTAAAAGACTTTTAGCTGACAGCCCCATAAATCTTTAAGCCTCTGTAAATATGTGAAGGTCACAATTTGGATCTACAGCTCCTCTCCTTTTGGAAACTGGCCTCTTAGCCCAGAGAAGTGGCACACCCTCCTTCCATAAGAAAGCCACCTTCCTGCAAGCTTTGGCTTACATGCTGTTGTCTACAACTGGATTGTGAGTTCCTCTGAGAAGTGAGCAGGATCTAGACATCATCACATGCAGACCCAGTACCATACCCCAAGAGCTGCTATTACCAAACCATCAGCTTTTACACAGTGTCTGACACAAAAGTAAGTACTCTATTAAACCATAACAGttaaacagcaataaaaaaacaaacatttccttttaaatactGGGATCAGCCTTGCTTTGCTGagatcaaataattaaaatatgcagaaATACCCTTATATTACTAATGGTATAAATGATTAGTTGTCAAAATTTAACCAATACTAAGTGAACTCTATACACAGCACAGATTAATGGAGGTACCTAATGCTTTtgaatatcttcacacacattatctcatttagtccacTATTTGATGAAGTAGGAACTATCAATATCCTactttcagatgaggaaactgagatgcagagaagttaagaaacttgttcaaggtcactcAGTAAGGGACAGGGGCCAGATTCCACTAGGACAGCACTTAACCAAAACACCAAAGGCGTAAATTCCACCGTTCTCTAAAGCTGagcttttatttttgggggggaggggggggaggggtagttctttgtgttatacagtcctatgttgttttaatttttattctaacatatatacaaactaaaattaccccttttaaacacattcaaatatacaactcCATTTCCccttcaccatcatcattaccaaaactttacaatcagaCCAAATAAAACTGCTCAGTTTAAGAATTAACTTCCCaccctatcccctggtaacctatattctagattctcacTCTGTGAGCTTGCTtagtctaattatttcatattggtgaATTCAAGATGAgcatcccccccccttttttttttttaacaaatgctgAACCtctgctatgtgccagacaccatGGAAGAAGTGGTGGGTGATACAAAGAGAAGCATCATAAAATCCCTGCATTAAAAAGCTGATGGTGGtatacaggtggttcagtggtaaaatgtctgcttttcatgtgggagacccagttcaattcctagaccatgcacccaaaaaaaagcTGATGATTTGATAATGAAACCACTTTTTAACAACACTAACCAAAAGCCAAGAGAAAAGTGCTCCAAAGACATCTTCTGAGACTACTCTTTCATGCTGACCCCTCTAGTTAGGAGTGATGCCCAGGTATAAGATAACAGCAATGTGGCTATCAATGACAAGAAGAGGGAAGGGGGCAAGGAAGATCAAGGGAAAGAAAGCAAAGTAATGCATGCAGCCAAGGGTTGCCTATCTTCAATTTAGTTGATCTGCACTCAAAATGCCTCCTGATTCCTCCAATCCTGACCGTTCCTTCAGTCCATCTTCCCCATTActttaaattgatttaaaaactGATAACTGAGAAattcttatgcatttttaaatcctaAATCTTCAAGTCTACTAAGCAAGACAATGCTCCTTAATCCTACTTTTACCTCTCCATATGTGACTATGTTGGCTGTACTCTCAGCACTGCCCCAGAAAGCCCATCGTCAAGACCCAAAGAATGCCCCAATCTAGTTTACTCtccaacagaaaaaagaatgaaaaaagaataactgTGAACTAAGCTGATTCCAGCTTGATCTTTAtctcttcagaaagaaagaaaaagaaaggaacataTAAGACAGTAAAAGAGACCTGCACATAGtctcatttattaaaaaagtaataaaaatgagaatatgtgTATTATCATGTTCTTACTATTAAGTTTTGCTCTTTATTTCTCACCTCTAATACCTGGATTAAAAATTAAGCAcataagtctacttaaaattatacttaagagtcaccccctagagaacctcttttgctgctctgATGTGGCttttctaagccaactcggcaggtgaactcactgccctctcccctacatgggacatgactcccagatgtataaatctccctggcaatatagggcacaactcctgggatgagccaggacctggcatcatgggattgagaaagccttcttgaccaaaagggggaagagaaaaatgagacaaaataaagtttcattgctgagagatttcaaacagagtcaaggggttatcctggatattatgcttatgcattatacagaatatccctttttagtgtatggtgtattggagtgactagagggaagtacctaaaactgttgagctatgttccagtagccttgattcttgaagatgattgtataacaatataacttttacaatgtgactgtgggattatgaaaaccttttgtctgatgctccttttatccagagtatggacagatgagtaaaaattatggacaataaataagtagataaataataggggagaaaaggggtaaaataaattgggtacatggaaatatctgtggtcaatgagagtgagggtgAGGGGTACgggatgagtttttttttttttttctttttctggagtgatccaactcttctaaaaatgttataaaatcaaTGTTtcatagtggtaaatgaaagcgaggggtaaggggtatggtacgtatagtttttttttctctattatcattttatttctttttcggttgtctttttatttctttttctaaatcgatgcaaatgtactaagaaatgatgaatatgcaactatgtgatgatattaagaattattgattgtatatgtagaatgcaatgatatctaaatgttatgttaattttttttattaataaaaaaagtttaaaaataaataacaacaaaaaaaatcaatgtttcacaatatcatcacatagttgtatattcatcaccatgataacatttatggactgtatgtgtctgaatatttctcaataaaatattaaaataaaaaagaaaagcaaataagatGAATGGTGAAACGGAAACCATCTGAACTCTAATTTACATCTAATCCATGCTGGAGTCTGGAATTAGCAAAATAAAGGGTAAAACAACTGACTTCTAAACTATTCAGAaaaatagcaatttaaaaaaactattataCAATTTCCAATCATTAGGAATCTTCTGAGTGGCAGAAGTTTTGGTTCAGTACAAGTTTTTCCTAATAATACTTATGCctctgtgaaaaaaataaaatttacctagcagaaaaaaaataggaatgatCTAATTAAGCTTTGATACAGTGGTTAAGCCTGATGCTAGCCTCTTAAAGGCATAATCAAATCATGCTTATGATGATTTGTTTTCTCCAGTGTTCTATACTACTGCTCTATGATGGGTGAAGTATTAAAGTATaaggaaataataacaaaaaccgTAAAGAAATGAATTTAAGTTTTAAACCAGACCATATCAGGCTTCCAATGCCTGAGATCCAATTCTTCACACTAATTCTTTCAATCCATTATAACTGGAAGTCTGACATAGTTCTACGACAGCAGAGTACTGAGCATGCTTGGGAACTGGCAGCACACCCAAATTCCTTACTGCCAAGAAAGATTGGCCCAACTTAGCTGTAAGTTGTAGACAGCTACTTCCTGTGTTCAGATTACCTGGAGACTCACAAGGAGAAAAATCTTGGGGGATACATATTTTAATACTTATAATGGGTAGTGAAACCTCCCAGCTGAAtatcaaagcaggaaaagaatatCAAAGACAGATTTAAGTATGTTGATAGCTTCAACAGCTAAGGAATAACTAAAATACTACAGAGCAATTATCTGGCAGGTCAGATATAATGCTGACTCAATGACATACCTGAAAAATCTGCAGAGCCACAAGAAATTCCCATAACCCCAAAGGCTCTGCAAAATCAATGCAAAATTCTATAGTACAGTAATTCTCATCAAAAGAAGACATGGCCTCCAATAAAATGGTTTGAGAACTTTAAACTCACCTATACAAATACATGAAGAAACAGAGCAAGTGAAAACCAAGCTTGATCATGGCTTCTTTCATGTGTGACTTCAGTTGCCCTCGATTGTGTATTTCTGTTGGATCAAATACTCCCATGTTACCACTTGGTACCATAATGAACCTGGGAAAATTATAGGATGCAAACATATTAGAAGAAAATCAtcagcataaatatttttaaaaaataaatagccaatgagcccccaatcttggggtttgttcatatgaaacgtaacccgacaaaagataggtcaaacctacttaaaattaggcctaagaatcaccccccgagagaacctcttttgttgctcagatatggcctctctctccagccaacacaacaagcaaactcactgtcctccccctgtctacatggaacatgactcccaggggtgtggaccttcctggcaatgtgggacagaaatcgtagaatgagctgagactcagcatcaggggattgagaaaaccttcttgaccaaaagggggaagagtgaaatgagacaaaataaagtgtcaatggctgagagattccaaacagaatcgagaggttatcctggaagttattcttatgcattaaatagatatcaccttgttagtcaggagtaatggagaggctggaggaaattgcctgaaaatgtagagctgtgttccagcagccacgtttcttga of the Tamandua tetradactyla isolate mTamTet1 chromosome 2, mTamTet1.pri, whole genome shotgun sequence genome contains:
- the CNIH4 gene encoding protein cornichon homolog 4 isoform X2; amino-acid sequence: MLVSLHWFIFLLNLPVATWNIYRFIMVPSGNMGVFDPTEIHNRGQLKSHMKEAMIKLGFHLLCFFMYLYSMILALIND